TAAAATACTCATGATATGGATAATGAAATCTGCAATACAACTATATCAGCATAGCAGTAAGATTAAACACACCATTAGGTAACCTTCCGTTGCAGAAAATGACTAGCAGAAACTTCCTCTTCCCCATTTCTGATTACATGTCACTGACAATCCCACATACTGCATTTTTGTTGAAAAGGTCTGTCCTACACTCGTTAAATGCTTATTCTAAGGGCAATTTTGAGGTAGCAAAAGAATATCTGTGCACATACTACCTCTGACAGTTAAACAAGCCCAAGAATGTTCAAACCTTGGCAACTACTTCCCTCCACTGTCTTCAAACACATTTGAATTATTTGTGCCATCTGCTGAGGAAGACTGTTGCCACTTTCAGTCGCATAGTGATCGATGTGCATACCCCCAGGTTATTGCCGCTACCATCAGTAAGTACATGAGGTAGTGTACACATCCATCCCAGTAGGAAATCATATGTCCATGAGCAGTGTTAATGTAGGGGTCTGCCTGAAACACACATGACGAACAAGACATTAGACACTTTGATCATCTACACTATTTCTTATGTAACAATCATATTCCTTAAGATGACTGTTGAAAAAACAGGGATATTTACCTCTTTCAAGTAAAAGGTCATGAATCCATCGATGATGCCATCCTGTTCAAGACCTATGATAAGGTTCACAACACTCAAAAAGGCGTAGGCTGCAAAAACTGTGAAAGAGATTTAATAGATCACATTGAAGAAGCATTATAAAAGATTTTACGTTTTGCTTACATTAAAAAATAGAAGAAAAATATATAATAGTCTATAGGCTACCATAGAAGAGTGGATCCCGAGGCGCTTTCTTTGTTAGTACAAGGCGAGCTGATATTGCTGTGATTACTAAGGTTGATGCTCCAGCAAAAAGTATGGCTTCAATACTTCAGAGTGGAAAGGAATCAAGAAAAAGAGTTGTCATTATTTGCAAGAGGTTCCATCTGCTCACAGCATGAAAGCACAATTTACACAAACCATATCAATAATAAAGGATAGCCTACTTTGTTGTAGCATAATGTAGGCCAATGTTTTGTATGAAAACTGCAATTCTTCACTTCTCCCAAAGTAATAAGTTTGTGGCTCACCTGTTCGAATATATgagaaaattaaataaaaaagagaTGGGTATTGACATCAAGGACAAGACGaacactcctgttccagccgaGGCATTCATGGTGACAACACAAGGCAATCACTGTCGCTATACAATGTTACGCTGTATAATCATACATGCTTATAGTAGTAGGCTGATCTACTcgcatttgtatttgtattccTTCTCCATGTGTGGACTGTGACATTCAGACATACTGAGAACTACAAATAGATGGGAGCTGTTCCGCCCTGCTGAAAGAGTTCTGACGCGCGTGCACACATGAATGCCTCTCCTCTGTTGTTCCTTGTCTCTGTCAGGACTGTCAAGCCAAAACTTTAATGGAATTTTAGGCATGGCATAGCTTGGGGGTGCAACCTAtgacacaacaccacacacgccaataataataatagccatAACACTAAGTAGTCTGTAAATGATTGTTTTGCATTTCAAGACAGTGacattaaataaacaaaaacaataagccATCAGACAACGTTTTAGTAGGCCCACGTTCTAATGAAATGTTGTTCTTTCATACCGTCATCAATACTTTTAAGATAGGTTACCGACTGACAAATAAGGACTATTTAACTCAGCTGAAAACAAGCCAGCCGTATGTCGTAAGGTCTTGGCATAGGGCGCTCTACAGTCCGTCAGCCCGATAGGCATCTCCATGATTTGTTCAACAGTCTGGTACCGCCCTCTTGCGGTCATAGGTTCATAGCCTACTGAGAGGAAGAACTTGGCCGGAAAGGGGAGGTGTGGCTTAATTATCGTCGTCGTCAGAATCGTCGCAATGATGATCTAGAAAGCAAGCAAGTTGTAAACAGCGATGCCAGGCCATGCCTGTGGACACGGAAGAGCAGTCGAAAATGTTGCGTTGATATTTCGGACGCTCGGTTGATAAGCTGACGTAACCCGTAAACATAACATGGCTACGGGCGGCGGTGAAGCGGCACCCAGAGCCGAAGGACAAGCTTTCAATTTTAGCCAGTCTGGCGCGGGAAGGAACGCAGCAGTCTCAAATTTTGCGGTCGCAGGAATTCCTGCGCCGACTCCTCCGCCGTCAGTGGGCCTACACAGAGAGCCCGTCTACAACTGGCAAGCTACAAAGAGCTCAGTCAAAGAACGATTTGCATTCCTTTTCAATAACGAGCTGCTTAGTGATGTAAGGTTTGTTGTGGGCAAGGGTAGACAAGCTCAGAGAATCCCATCTCATAAATTCGTGTTGGCTGCTGGAAGTGCAGTATTTGACGCCATGTTCAATGGTGGTATGGCTACAACATCTACTGAAATTGAGCTACCTGATGTCGAACCAGCAGCATTTCTCGCTTTATTAAGGTAAATTGCGCTGCCGTGATTTGGCGTCATGgttattgcaagttgcatgtTCAGTCACAATGGTATTGTTTTTACGACTCTTTACAGCGTTATACTTACGATTCAAAGCCTTCTGCTTTGTTTTATTCGTGATTGTGTTTGGAGCCTCGGTTAAGAAACGTACACATTTAGAATTAGAAGTCTTTGCTACACAAGAGCGACAATAACCATACACATGACTCAGCGCAGACAGTTCACAGTAATTGGAACTTCCGTAGCTAACCGGAAGTATAACTGAAAGTCCAAATCAAGTGTTATCAGTGGGCAGTACTTGAAAAAGCaaacgtgagtgtgtgtagaagtTACATCTCTAACAGTCCACTGATTGGATTGGACTACTAACCCATTGTGCCATATCTGGGAAAGTTTCTCCTTTTTTGTCCTAATATGTCATAACATTTCATTACTTGCCATGTTCTTCCAATGATGTTATTTGGGTTTGTAAAGGTTTCTGTACTCCGACGAGGTCCACATTGGACCAGAGACTGTCATGACCACGCTCTATACAGCCAAAAAGTATGCTGTTCCTGCTTTAGAGGCACATTGTGTCGAGTTTCTTACCAAACACCTCAGGGCTGACAATGCCTTTATGCTTCTCACTCAGGTAAGAATGATGTATCCCCATAAATTAAAACGTGTTTGAAGTTGACAGTCGTGTACTATGATCAAACACCTTAAGAGAAGTAGAAAAGGTTGTCTGCAATTACTGTGGTAGTAGACCTAGTAACTGGAacaatacatcacacacacacataaatcataGTGCATACATTATGGAGGGGaagttttttaaaaaagtttttgTATTCAGATAATCAACTTATTGTCTTTCTTTTAGAGAGAGCTTTCACATAATAATTGTTGTTATTACAGGCCAGATTATTTGATGAACCTCAACTTGCCAGTCTTTGCTTGGATACCATAGATAAAAGCACTGCTGATGCCGTAAATGCAGAGGGGTTCACTGACATCGATTTAGGTGAGAGTCAAGTTTATTCCCTGTGTCACCATCCACTCAATATCAGCTATGTACATATTGCTCCGTTCAAATTGACTTCACTCCAGTGAATTGAATGATTTCATTGGATTGTCTGTATCTCTGCATTTCATGTGGGCTCACCTGTGCTCATTGTGCAGACACATTGTGTGCGGTActggagagagacacactggGCATCCGGGAGAACCGGCTGTTCGGCGCTGTGGTTCGCTGGGCCGACGCCGAGTGCCACAGGcagcagctgccactcacctCGGAGAACAAACAGAAGGTTCTGGGCAAAGCTCTCTCCCTCATTCGCTTCCCTCTCATGACTGTGGAGGAGTTTGCGGCAGGTATGGACAAATACTCCTGGTTGTGGGCAATACATTTTCTCCATGTTTCCTATGTGTTCCAATGCACTAAGCTGTTTGTTATTCTTCACTGCTTGTATGATGCCTGCGTAATGACAAcagggtgtggtggtggtgtttttaTTTCTTGCTCTCAATTAATTACTTAATTAATCGGTACTGCATAGATAGTGAATGTCCAAATATGACTGTGTTGTGAACTCTCCCCATACATTTTAGAAATAATCCTTCCATTTGTTTGAATATATGTAACTGATAGTAGCAAGTGGTCTTTTGTAATTATGACCGGAACCCTGTTCAGCTCTATTTAAATATGATGAGGCTGTTCAAACCCAGATTGAATCCACATATGTGCTCCTTATCATCCTCGTCACCTTCAAACATGT
The Alosa sapidissima isolate fAloSap1 chromosome 14, fAloSap1.pri, whole genome shotgun sequence DNA segment above includes these coding regions:
- the LOC121681951 gene encoding BTB/POZ domain-containing protein 1-like isoform X2, yielding MATGGGEAAPRAEGQAFNFSQSGAGRNAAVSNFAVAGIPAPTPPPSVGLHREPVYNWQATKSSVKERFAFLFNNELLSDVRFVVGKGRQAQRIPSHKFVLAAGSAVFDAMFNGGMATTSTEIELPDVEPAAFLALLRFLYSDEVHIGPETVMTTLYTAKKYAVPALEAHCVEFLTKHLRADNAFMLLTQARLFDEPQLASLCLDTIDKSTADAVNAEGFTDIDLDTLCAVLERDTLGIRENRLFGAVVRWADAECHRQQLPLTSENKQKVLGKALSLIRFPLMTVEEFAAVNPKPRVDYIDRPRCCLRGKECSINRFQQVESRWGYSGTSDRIRFNVNRRISVVGFGLYGSIHGPTDYQVNIQIMESDRNHMLGQNDTGFSCDGTATTFRVMFKEPIEILPNVSYTACATLKGPDSHYGTKGLKKVTHESGTGTKTTFFFCSSPGNNNGTSIEDGQIPEIIFYT
- the LOC121681951 gene encoding BTB/POZ domain-containing protein 1-like isoform X1, with protein sequence MATGGGEAAPRAEGQAFNFSQSGAGRNAAVSNFAVAGIPAPTPPPSVGLHREPVYNWQATKSSVKERFAFLFNNELLSDVRFVVGKGRQAQRIPSHKFVLAAGSAVFDAMFNGGMATTSTEIELPDVEPAAFLALLRFLYSDEVHIGPETVMTTLYTAKKYAVPALEAHCVEFLTKHLRADNAFMLLTQARLFDEPQLASLCLDTIDKSTADAVNAEGFTDIDLDTLCAVLERDTLGIRENRLFGAVVRWADAECHRQQLPLTSENKQKVLGKALSLIRFPLMTVEEFAAGPAQSGIMCDREVVNLFLHFTVNPKPRVDYIDRPRCCLRGKECSINRFQQVESRWGYSGTSDRIRFNVNRRISVVGFGLYGSIHGPTDYQVNIQIMESDRNHMLGQNDTGFSCDGTATTFRVMFKEPIEILPNVSYTACATLKGPDSHYGTKGLKKVTHESGTGTKTTFFFCSSPGNNNGTSIEDGQIPEIIFYT